The Acanthopagrus latus isolate v.2019 chromosome 20, fAcaLat1.1, whole genome shotgun sequence genomic sequence ATGATCGATGTGTCTGCTGAGGGGCCGCCTGTCTCCTCCGTCCTCAGCCGCTCCGGAGCCTCCGCTGTCTAGTTGCCAGGGAGAGAAGCTAACTGGGACAGCTAGCCCggagttagctagctagccagcaGCCCCCCGATCTCCAGAAGGTCGCTGTTAAAACGTTTATTACGATAAATCCTGATGGATAATCAGAACTAATACATGTCCAGACACGACCCCGTTACCCgccctcctctgctgccaccCTGAAAGCTCCGTCGTGGACAGAAGCCCGCGGGCCTTCTAGTTGACAGGCAGTCCGACCGTCGGTGCTGTTTTCTGGGTCAGAACAAGGGGGCGTCGGggcctcctccctgctcccacTGCGGGCCCGGGTTTCCAGGTCCCTCGCCTGGAGACAAAACCATCCGCGGGTTTATGTTCGCTGAAGCTCCAGCCCTCCAGACGTCGGATGGATCCAGGTGGACTCTTGCCGGCCTCGTTGTGCCAAGGAGCCGCCGTGACTGGACGCTGATCGGCGGAGAGAAAAACTCTCCGAGACGCCTTTGAGCGGAGGAACCAAGACGAGGCTTCGCTGAGAGAGTGAAGCTACAGACCGGAGCCCCGCACACATCCGGTTAGctccttcaaaataaactcGCTGTCACGCCGTGATTAGCTGTGCGCGAATGAAGGCTTAGAAGAGCGCttgtattttgaaaaagaagTCATTTTCCGATGTAACGTCACTCCGTGTGACTTGTCGACGCTACATGTTAGCTGCTAGCTGGATCCTGTGAGGCAAACGCATCCTGTCAGCACacagggttgccaggttgtgtaatttttttcctcccattcaAAACCTCCTTcacaaaaccataaaaataaCATCAACGGGTCACATTACATAATGAAGCGTCCGCGTGCACGCGCACAGCTCTGTTATCAGTCAGCTGACGGGATTTATGATTTATATGATTTTAAGTGTTTCTATCTGACGGAGACTTTTAATTTTTGATGTGACGTTACGTGAATACTGAATATAAAgacacagtgatgatgatgttgatgatgaacACACCTTTACTatctatccatctgtctgtctatctatctatccatcatGCTGCTGTACACTCGCAGCCCTGTAGGTGGCGGCAGTGAGTCTAAAAGCTGTAACCTGCGCAGCCACCACCGAAGAAGAATCTGAGGAAGTGCGGCTTCCTGACGAGCTTCTCGGAGGTAAGATCGGCTCACAGTTCGCGTCTTAAAGAGACTTTGTGTCGGTTGTTTCTTCTCTCAGACTGCCCGGAGCTGTCGGTGCCCTTCGGTCTGTTCCCGCCGGTCAAACGTGTCAGTTTGTCCGCTGAGCAGCTCCCGTGTTACCACCGGAGAGTCGAGAAGGTCAAGCTAATGCTAAAATTAGCAGTTAGCCGGCACACACAGTCCTTTCGCTTTTATAATAAGGACAACGGAGGGTCTCAAACTGTGGTTCGAGGACCTGCAGGGGTCCATGAAGGTGTTGAGTTTTAACTGACCGGTCCGGTGAGTCTTAAACAGTCAGTGAGTGGACCCACCAACCAGACTGCGTTTGCAAATCTGCTGATTAAAAGTGTCTTCTTGTTTAAAACACGAGCGCACACTGTCTCCTCCAACGTGGCCTGGATCTAATATGAAGAGCAGTTAGTGAGGTTCCAACACTCTCACGTCTTAATTTCTCTCCTCGTGTAGAAGTTTCTCTGtaaatcagaaatgtttcagcCTCCCGACTTGAGATATTAAAGTTTCTAACTTCATTTAAACTGTAAACAGTGGAGGATTCCTTCAGTGCAGCATTTAATATGAACCGATCACTCTGACCAACAAGTTCATTGATCGCATGTGTCTCACTTTAAATGAAACACTACAAGGATACTCTCTCCACTGTCGTCGTTGTGTGCAGCCTTTACTTCCTGGTTACCTGTGGTCATCACCTGACAGCCTGACAATGGTTCTGAGGGAGGTTCCAGTAGAAAACATTGCCCGTCCTTTGGGCAGGAACGAGGTCATTGGTCTGCTCTTCCGTCTCACCATATTTGGTGCCGTGACCTACTTCACCATCAAGTGGATGGTGGACGCCATCGACCCCACAAGGAAACAGAAGGTGGAGGCTCAGAAACAGGTGATGAAACACCCGAACACCCTGTCATCAGTAACACATCACTAACAAACCACTAACTTGTAGGGCTGGGCAATTTAAGCAATCTCAAACTGGGCTTAATAACTTAATGTTCATTTCGGGGATAAGCCTTGTGCATTTTTACTCTATGGATCGATCCAACAGCCACTTGGCAGAAAATGAACATGACCGTTGCCGGGGACCGAGCTGGataacttccagtttagcacCCGTTTAACTTGAATGGGCATTAAGTAATTTAAACAGGTGACTTCTAGACCTCCAAAATTTTATTGGAGTGAATGGTTCATATTCTGACAGTAAGACGAGTTATCTGTGGGGCTGTGAGTTTCTCCTTTGTCATGTCCGTTTCAAGTTTTCATGTTTCTGAGCTCCTTTATTTCTGTGGGCTGAGGAGGACCACGTGAGCTGGTAGAAAGCTCCAGAACACTAAATGGATGTTGAAGTGAAATTGTCCTTATGTCTTCAGGCAGAGAAGTTGATGCGTCAGATAGGAGTGAAGAATGTGAAGCTGTCTGAATATGAGATGAGCATTGCAGCTCACCTGGTCGACCCGCTCTGCATGCAGGTGAGTTTTTACCTCATGGTAACTTACCTGATACAAGATGACAGGATGGTTCCTCTTAACCATTAAGTCATCATCACGTCTGACAGTCTGCAAGTATGATGTATACACacaatacgtgtgtgtgtgtgtgtgtgtgtgtgtgtgtgtgtgtgtgtgtgtagatcacCTGGAGGGACATCGCAGGTCTGGATGAGGTGATCACAGAGCTGAAGGAGACAGTTATCTTACCTGTTCAGAAGAGACACCTGTTCCAAGGGTCAAGACTGCTGCAGCCGCctaaaggtcagaggtcacacgATCACTCATTTTCAatgcagtgacatcatcaagtcagacacacagactgtgtTACAGCTAGCAGTTCAGTTAGcacaggcatgtccaaactattccacaaagggctgTGTGGCTGGTTTcgttccaaccagtcaagagcacacagtttgaccaaTCAACTCtctgaagactgagaccagTTGATTAAATGGGTCAGGTCAGGAGTGCTGCTGCttagttgaaaagaaaacctgcagccacattgGCCCTTTGTGGGATCGTTTGGACATGCCTGAGTTGGCATcacagagaagagggagagaaggaaagaggaataaagaaaagaagaatagagagaaggagaaagtaGAGAATGTATATAAGGGAACATGTGAGACTCTGACCCTCCCCTTCTCCTGTCGTTACGGTAACAGGCGTGCTGCTGTACGGGCCCCCGGGCTGCGGAAAGACGCTGATTGCCAAGGCGACGGCGAAGGAGGCGGGATTTCGTTTCATCAACTTGCAACCGAGCACGCTGACGGACAAATGGTATGGAGAGTCTCAgaaactggctgctgctgtcttctcaTTGGCTGTGAAACTGCAGCCGTCTATCATCTTTGTCGACGAGATAGGtagagcatgcacacacactcacctgtcaatcacagtTCCATCAATCATCTGTTTCCCTCTTGCCTGAGTCTTAATGCCAAGCTAACTGTTTCCCACTGTTCCCTCagtcttgatgctaagctaactgcagTACTTCTGTATAAATATGTAACTGCCCCTTTAATAGACTCGTTCCTGAGGAGTCGCTCGAGCTCCGACCATGAAGCCACAGCCATGATGAAGGCTCAGTTCATGAGTCTGTGGGACGGACTGGACACTGACCACCACtgccaggtacacacacactcacacacacacacacacacatacatttgaaatgttcggcttcttctgtgttttcataaaACAGGAGGGCTGATGATCAGTAAGTGCTCAGTGCAGATATTATTgatctgttctgtctgtctgtgtcacccgtctctctctctacctgtctcacctgtcaggTGATCATCATGGGAGCCACTAACCGTCCTCAGGATCTGGACTCTGCCATCCTGAGGAGAATGCCCACCAGGTTTCACATCAACCAGCCTGTATGCACACACttattcaacacacacacacacacacacacacacacagagactcacacaTCCTCTCTCTTACATACAGTGTGTATAATACAGTGTACAGGTGGGTGAATCAGCTgcggtttgtttttttacagagtctgaggcagagagagcagatcCTCCACCTGATCCTGGAGAACGAGAGTGTGAGATCAACATAACACGACAGCATTCACACAACACAATAGCACGACAACATGGTGGATGATGTGTTTACGTCCAGACATGTTGAATTCactgacacctgtctgtctccctgcagGTTGATGTGTCAGTTGACCTCCTTGATGTTGCCAAGGAAACGGAGGGTTTCTCAGGAAGTGACCTCAGAGAGATGTGTCGTGACGCGGCCCTGCTCTGTGTCCGAGACTTTGTCCACGCTCAGAACGACaggtacctgtctgtctcttcacctgtctgtccaatcacctgtctctctgacttgtctctctctttctccacctgtctgtctctcagtccaTCAGAGGACTTCATCCGTCCAATCAATCAGGTGGACCTCCACAAAGCGATCAGTAAGATGAAGAAATCTAAATCAGCAGGACATATCGCCCCGCTGCACGCTGCTctggactgaaaacacacacacacacacccctacctgtctgtctctacgTGTGTAAATATGTTCATCATGTGCCACTTTTTGTTTCTACTTCAGATCAGCTGATTGTAAAGTCGCCATCAGCTgatcaaacaggaaatgaagagcTTACCAGACCGTTGTTGCCGTGACGGCCATGTTCAACAAACACAGCGCTGACATCATCAGCcacatgttgtttgtttctactgtaaataaagtcaaagtaaaagtttaaaaatgaaactcaCAAGTCAGCTGTTACTACAGTACCCATGGGTCTCATTGGCCGTTGTCATGGAGACACGTCTATCCAGAGCAATCTGTAAAGTCTGCTAATTTATCTattagaaaatgtataaaataaactACCGGTAATTATGGAAATGAATGGAAACGTTCTTATGAGTCAGAATACAAAAATTGGACTTGTGTTTCTACTGATGCTCGGAGCTTTACAGCACttatcacagtcacacactgatggcggaggccgccatgcaaggtgccgactgcacatcaggagcaatttggggttcaatatcttgctcTAGGCCTGAGGATATtttgcagcacagcacaggtGAGCCGGGATccgaaccagcaaccttccgatcactagacAACCCGCTCTAccccctgagctacagccggCCTAATGAGTAAATTTCTACAGTTGATCCGCagtttcatatatttatttatattctgtcaCATCAGGGCCTCGGTACAACATAACCTATTATTTCaggagatttattttgaaatgatcaGAAAACGATTAGTTTTTACAGGGTTGTAATTTTAACTTCATGatttggtttcattttattcaaactTGGTGTCAGCCAAATCAAAGATGCTAAGTTAATGAGTTTATTAATTGGAGAATGGACCAGAGGTGTGGTTGCATCAGTTCTCTGGGTAATTAATAGAAGAATATGAGGAAACACAAGAGTTTGAAACAGAAACTCCATCAGATGGAGCATTTGTCCTGCAGTGACTTCTTCTTCAAGTGTACTTCattatgattattgtttttGATTCTGATGTTTGAAAGTTCAAAGAACTGATTTTAACGATTCgattgttttactgtttgttaaaaaacccaaagagatgatttttttctgtcatatcAACACTTTCACATTTACACTTATTATCATTAATTTGGCCGATAATTGAtaattttagatttattttgacCATAAACAAAAGTGTGAATACatgagttgtttgtttttttacagtgtagttaTTGGCCGTTTAGTTATGCTGTCATAACTGCTGGATGATGTAATAAAGTGgtaaaacaaactgatgttgGTGTGTCAGATTTAATGTTCAGttataaaaacagtttaaaacaacgtattcttttctctttatgtTTAAAGCGCTGCTCCTCATCACATCgtcacatcttttacttcacattcagttttatgaataaaatccaacagctgacaaaaaacatcttgttctgttttaactgaaaatatttattaaagCTTTTCCATTCAAAAATTTGGCacaagaaacaggaagtaaaaaaaacaagctgaaactTTAAACTGCTTTAGGCACAGAGACAATAAaccaaataataaataagattAACCCTGAAGACACCAAACAGAATCAAATCTGCAGTAACAAGAGCTGCTGACTGTGTATTAAAGggactcttattgtgaaaatCCTCCCTCAGACTGTTGAAGAAGCTCAGTGAATCTGCTGAgagctgaatgtgtttgtcaAAGGCTTCAGTCAGTTTGATTACAGCAGCATCTGATGGCTCATCAATTATAGACTAAAGCAATAAATCAGAGTCACTTgacattaaaaactgaataaattaagaaaataatgcaATGTCAGAAAAAAGCTGCAGATAAAAATCACCATTCGCCTGGTTTACAGcagattaaagggacagttcaccaaaatcatgaagaaaaacagtttcagtGTCAGTTTCATTTCCTACAATAATCTCACAAAGCTTTTctttgcaggtgtgtgtgtgtgtgtgtgtttccaccgATGAGCTGATAGATGTCgtaataaattaaaaactgctgctgagacaaactgatgttttaaaatcaacagtttTGAGACAATCAgatgtttcctgtcacatgGTGAATaaaacagccaatcagcagccagGATCATAAACAGCTCATTTGGTTCTGTAATCATAGTGGGTCAGAGGAACTGGTTCTGCTCACAGTTCTGTGTTGGGTCCTCGTCCCGCGGCCCGTCCCTCACACTCTCTGTGGAAGTCGCAGCCatccagcaggtggcggtaaGTGGCCCGGACGTCCCGGTAAAGCGGCGCATCCTCCTCCAGCCCAGGGAATCGAACCGGAGACTCGTTgatgagcagctgcagccgcGGGCCACGCTGGCAGTCATACAGGACGAAGAGCAGGTTGGCGGCGTATGGGACGATTAGACTGGTCCGGAAACTTCTTCCTGTGAGACATCAAGCACAGCACAGAACCAGGAAGTAAACTGTCAGACCTAACATCTCATACTCGTCCCTGATTGGACATCAGGACGGAGGCGGGTCTTCTCACCGTGCTGTGCGTGGTAGTTGTTGGCAGTGGGCGGAGTCTTGTCCTTATATAGccccagcagagagaggagagggaggagcgtCTCAGCATGACCCACCAGGATGGAGGCGGGCTCAGGAGGCGCATCCGTCGACCTGATGGAcgatcaataatcaataataaccAACCAGACCACATCAGCACAGTCACATCCACCCACTCCTATACATGACACTAGTGCTGGACGGAATGACCAAAATTGTatatcacagtgtttttcaaaattctaaTGGTTTCACGGTATatgatggtattttttttcatgtataaTCAGGagttcacagcattttctattggttgagagaggaattacttgCCCCTTCTAGATcgaaaaggcggcacatttgctgcaaggtaaaggctgcactcagccgccctgtctatctaaaagggaagtttaatattccttctttactaaaaacatgtgatgtgacatgaagcACAAAGTTGGGCCTGAACAGTGatgtacaacatatgcatcggaagaaatgtggcgacacttgatagatACTGGAACCATAGACAAATTATgcgtagacgcctcatagactgatgctgcctattggagctgacGTATCAGCgcagccgccatcttggatgggtctccagtgcgacccccctgcatttatttctactgaggaaggtgtatccacaactacaataatcataacctcccgaATTTTTACAGGATTTTCACATGGTTACAaacggcagagatttagttacGATACAGGGCActgtcacaaaaaatattttaaaaaaaaaccaaaaccaaaaaaaacttacttgtgaaaggtaatcccccACGCTCTGGTCACAATACTGCGccggttattgcaaccataaactgcacaaaatacagtCACAGTTGCTCGCTCTCCATTGATTCcgattgactctggtgctagcctacagtaggagacccaaccaagatggcggtgACGTGGGATTACGTTCCAGCACGccatgaggcgtctacgtatattatgtctatgtctgaaacagtgtcgcgCAGCGTAGCTTTCCCACCCTAGTGGTACGCGAACACATTACAGGGGGTACgtggaaatatttattaatttatttcaaagatGATAAGTAAATATTCTCAGTAATTTCATTAGCCCATTAATAAAACGCTACGTGTGCCACAATTAGCTCATATCACATATTCACATATTATTTATTCTTATGTttaatttgagttaaaaaaagaaaaagaaaatgtgggaTAATTATATGTTCAAATTAaggagatgaaataaaatgagtttCATTTATTAATCAGTTGTGTAACGTTTCATAAGACCACTTTTGGAGAATCATCAACGTTCATGAGTGAGGGGGTACTCATGGTATGACAAAAAGGCTGAGGGGgtacacaagacaaaaaaggttgggaaccactggtgtaatcaaatacaccgGTAAGGctgtatattaaaaattcactAAAATATACAGCGTTATGTGGTGTGAAACagtataccgcccagcactgcatgactcatttaaaaaacagacagtagGGAAGGAGCTGCAGCGGGTGGTGAGGGCAGCGAGCATGTCATCGGACGACACCGCCACCTCGGACACATCTACACTAGACCCCACCctgacagcagtctgtttctgtgcctacacctttaaatgctaatgagctctgtctgtcaaggCCTCCTTGaagagccctgcctgctacatcactctcagggaggaGAAGCCCCTTATGCTACaggtagcatgtgctaatgtttacggtggatgtacATTTAGGCCTTGTCCAcatgtaccaaaacaatcttttattCCTCCGTCTTCCttggcatcgtttcaagaatatttgcgtccacacggatccactTAAAACGACTCAAAACGCTGTAGTACACATTCTAGGCCtctaggtggcgcttgaaattcaccaaaaatggagaagaagagacggagcatgcgCATAAATCCTGCACGCTGtttacaaacagacagcagaaggagaatccgaaaacaaaaatggctcgtgcaaggaaaccagaagcgTTTGTGTGGATTgataatgaggtcgaactgctgctgcgactcacactcgacTACAAGGCGAGTACGTTgcaagaaacacagacagtagTCCACCATTGTAGTTGTTGTTGCTATGAGATGTCacggggttcagaggtcagaggtcgatGGGTGGGGTGATGGCGGAAAGTATGTGGATTCGCTGTCCACATGAGAATGGGGGGCCAtgttttccaccctgagacccgtttTCAAAAGAGTGCGTTttcaggatccgtgtggacggTCGGTCAAAACGATGCAATACAAATGCGTTTTCACACAAAAACGTAAAAGAGCGTTTTCgtggcctatgataatgactcctttcgttacgtatcgacaggagcagaatctgaacagcctgtaggagcgccgtgttaccagtggggctgcaga encodes the following:
- the atad1b gene encoding ATPase family AAA domain-containing protein 1-B, which encodes MVLREVPVENIARPLGRNEVIGLLFRLTIFGAVTYFTIKWMVDAIDPTRKQKVEAQKQAEKLMRQIGVKNVKLSEYEMSIAAHLVDPLCMQITWRDIAGLDEVITELKETVILPVQKRHLFQGSRLLQPPKGVLLYGPPGCGKTLIAKATAKEAGFRFINLQPSTLTDKWYGESQKLAAAVFSLAVKLQPSIIFVDEIDSFLRSRSSSDHEATAMMKAQFMSLWDGLDTDHHCQVIIMGATNRPQDLDSAILRRMPTRFHINQPSLRQREQILHLILENESVDVSVDLLDVAKETEGFSGSDLREMCRDAALLCVRDFVHAQNDSPSEDFIRPINQVDLHKAISKMKKSKSAGHIAPLHAALD